Below is a window of Sebastes umbrosus isolate fSebUmb1 chromosome 13, fSebUmb1.pri, whole genome shotgun sequence DNA.
TTTCCCTCAGTGTAGGTGAAACAAGTCAGATAGCCTTTCAGGCCAGCAAGAAGCCATGCTTGTTAACATACCAAGCACAGTTGGTGATTCTGGGGGTGACGTCAATAACCACAGCCTCCACGGAGGACTGAAGTTGCTGTAGGATACGGGGAAGGTCAGTGAattcagacacagacagagcagaaTTGGCGTCATGGGATATTTTCTGCAGTTCTCTGCTATCAGAGTTCCTGGTTCCAATTGCAAAGGTCAAGACACCCAGCTGTTTGAGAGCAGAGGCTGGTGCATCAACACTGTCAGAAGACCTTCCACCACTTAGCAATATCAGGACTTGTGGAACTTCTTCCAGGCGCCTGCTTCCGGCAGAGGCCGTGAAGACATTTTCCCTCAGGTACTGGAGAGCTGCTCCAGTGTTGAGTGGTCTTCCGCCTTTGTGCCTCAAACCTCTGACAGTGTCAAGGATCTCGCCTTTTGTCGTGTACGTGTTCAGATAGAAATGGACAGCTGGATCTCTGCTGTACTGAACCACTGAGACACGATCTTTGTTGTCATCCACACTGAGTTTCTCTACTACTCTTTGGACAAAGTCTCGCATAGCTGGGAATCCACTTCTAGTACCATCAGATCCATCCAACAAGAACACAACATCCCTTCCTGTTGGCTGTCTCTCCACTAGGGAACATAGAATTTGAGACATATTTAGGTTCATGTGTCAAACTTTTCTGTTCAAAAGTCAGAATGATGAAAGCTAACGTCAAGGTTTAcaacatttacttcattatTGCTGGAACTACTGTTTTGTCAATGTGGCACTAGCTGACCTGAACCTGgtgaaaaacactaaaatacaGTTCAATTTGTGTCCTACCCTGATCAGTCATCGTCCTACCAGTTATTGTCAGTGGCATGGGTTTTCCCTTTGGGATTTAAAAAATAGTTACTAAACTTtccaaaaattgtaaaaatgacTCGACTTGAGGTGTAATTTTCCCAGCAGTGGCCATCTTAATATTAGCTGTCCTTTGTAGATATTGTGTGCACCTCCACCAGCCACCATTAGCAAGTATATTTCCAACAATATCGTGAATTAATCAAAGCCCATACATTTTACGTTACGTAAGAAGAAATATAAAACTAGTCAGTTTAATCCACACTCTGTCTTCGTTAAGGACACACAAAGCCAACAGTCAAAACACAGGCGAGGTGAGGCGATGCAACGGTCGCCCCTCGTCGCTGCtagtttttttaatgtcagtTTGGTGTGTCCGGGCCTTTATGGGTGTAAGGATACTAAGTCTTGTTTTCAGTGTTGatactagaaaaaaaacaaagcatacACTCTTTTTTGTACATCTGCACAGTGATCACCTCATTATTTCAGATAATTCACACATTACAcacttgttttttacatttacaaatagccaatttttttaattagttctAATAAATGATAGTAAAATGAAATGCTTAAATTTTGGCAAATAATTTGGCAATATTGGCCTCTGTATCAATATTGGTGATTTTGGACATGGTATCGTCCACGCCTACTCTGTGTATCAGAGTAACCGACACAAATAACCAATATCCAATAGTGAGCGTTAGTGCGGACACATGCACTGAGATCATGGTAAAAATGGTAAATTGAACATGTATTAGAAAAAgctgtgtacttgtgtgtgaaCTGAATCATGTAGTATACGATATCCATGCAATTATTCTTACCAATGAtttcatttttcaatttttCATCTGTAATTGCACCAAAAACTTGCTCTTGTATATTTGGAAGGTCAGCTACTTCAGAAATTGATAAAGTGTAATTCAGAGCATGTGATATCTTCTCCATTTCCTTGTGGTCAGAATTTTTTGTTCCAATGGTTAATATTGTGACACCGCTTTCTTTTAGAGAAGCAACAGGTAAATCCACACTGTCACTCGATGGTGCACTACTTAAAACAACAAGAATTTGTGGCACATTTGCAGTGTATCTGCTCCCTGAGGCAGCTGtgaatacattttctttaacgTATTTTAGAGCTGCACCCATTTTCAGAGGTCTTCCACCTTTGTGTGAGAGCCTTCTGACAGCTGTTAGGACATCTTCCTTCCTCATGAATGAATTCAAAAAGAAATTAGCTACTGCCACATTGCTGAACTGAATCACAGCAACTCTGTCTTCATTTGGTCCAATGTTTAATCTTTCTATTACTTTGTACAGGAAATCTTGAATTGATGACAATCCATTTCTGGTATTATCAGATCCatccaaaagaaaaacaatatctcGTCCCTTTTCATCGCTTTGCTCTGTTAACGAAAATGTATACAATTTGTATGATGTTAATCATCACaatcattataaatatattaacacCGAAAGGTgattcatttaaataattattcaaataatttAAATTCTTACCGGCTTTAGTTTCCTCCTCAACCCCCACTTGAGTAAGATGACTCATCAAACTTTGTTGAATACTAGTGAGATTTACAAAGTCAGCGACTGAGTAAACATAATTTGGGTCAGAGGACATGACTTGCATCTCAGCTGAATTTGACATTCTTGATCCAATTGCAAATGTGACAACCCCTGCGGCCTTAAGCATATTTGCTGGGCCTCGTGGAGAATCTCTAGATCTTCCACCAGCCAATATCACAAGTATCTGCTTGGCACCTTCATGATGTCGACCTCCAGCATTTGAAACAAAGACACGATCCTTCACAAACTGAAGTGCTGCTCCAATATACTGAGGCCTTCCGCCTTTTGGTATCAAGGTTGTGATGTGCTTAAGAACATCATCTTTTGTGTTGTATGTATTCAGATTGAAATTGAGTTCAGCATTGTTGCTATACTGTACAACAGCAACTTTATCTTTTCCTTGGTTCAGATCAAAGCTGTCAACAATTTTTGCAACAAATTTCTGTATAGCAGGGAATCGACTCCTGACATGATCAGATCCATCAATGAGAAAGACAATATCTCTACTCATATTGGAGCTTGAACCTAGAAAAATCCACAATGATGTAAATTGTGTTAGTTTACAACTCAACAGAAAATATGATTACTGTTGATGCAACTGATATACATGCAGCTTACAGgattttaacacacacacacacacacacacacatacacagtatatatacagtatattatatataaagtaaagtaaCATTAATTCATATTAATTAATACTTGTTTTCACTCACCTACAGGTCTGACAGTGCCTTTGTCAGATGCAATGCCTGAGAGTAACTGTTCCCTCACAAGAGGAAAGTC
It encodes the following:
- the LOC119500433 gene encoding collagen alpha-3(VI) chain-like; this translates as MVESLNLDENRDQVAVVQYSRDATVNFYLNSYSSKNDVLNSIRTIRHKLGRPLNIGKALEFVRDNVFAASVGGRRAESVPQYLYVFSGGRSEDDVRGPAQSLKENGIKTFTIGTQNADTLEMQTISFTPAHYFHVANFNNLQSIDPSVEATLRGAQETTEFPTVIDTSTIAELELRSADVVFLLDGSDDMRASERQILDFVRDLVKQIQIGRSKVQVALIQYSTEPTTDFFLNTHSLKDDVLSHLDNVKLKGGFTVNTGVALDYVKNNVFTASSGSRAQQGVPQILILLSGRKSEDDVLGPVDRLRNAGIVIFSVGVNDADRLEMKQLAHSPGAEYFIKEISDFPLVREQLLSGIASDKGTVRPVGSSSNMSRDIVFLIDGSDHVRSRFPAIQKFVAKIVDSFDLNQGKDKVAVVQYSNNAELNFNLNTYNTKDDVLKHITTLIPKGGRPQYIGAALQFVKDRVFVSNAGGRHHEGAKQILVILAGGRSRDSPRGPANMLKAAGVVTFAIGSRMSNSAEMQVMSSDPNYVYSVADFVNLTSIQQSLMSHLTQVGVEEETKAEQSDEKGRDIVFLLDGSDNTRNGLSSIQDFLYKVIERLNIGPNEDRVAVIQFSNVAVANFFLNSFMRKEDVLTAVRRLSHKGGRPLKMVERQPTGRDVVFLLDGSDGTRSGFPAMRDFVQRVVEKLSVDDNKDRVSVVQYSRDPAVHFYLNTYTTKGEILDTVRGLRHKGGRPLNTGAALQYLRENVFTASAGSRRLEEVPQEL